In Streptomyces puniciscabiei, a single genomic region encodes these proteins:
- the arc gene encoding proteasome ATPase has translation MAAHDDDMNRGIRPGRGSDDPAGQIAYLEQEIAVLRRKLADSPRHTRILEERIVELQTNLAGVSAQNERLANTLREARDQIVALKEEVDRLAQPPAGFGVFLQANEDGTADIFTGGRKLRVNVSPSVDLDDLRRGQEVMLNEALNVVEAMEFERVGDIVTLKEILEDGERALVLGHTDEERVVRLAEPLLDVTIRPGDALLLEPRSGYVYEVVPKSEVEELVLEEVPDIGYDQIGGLGNQIEAIRDAVELPYLYPDLFKEHELRPPKGVLLYGPPGCGKTLIAKAVANSLAKKVAEVTGQAAGKSFFLNIKGPELLNKYVGETERQIRLVFQRAREKASEGTPVIVFFDEMESLFRTRGSGVSSDVENTIVPQLLAEIDGVEGLQNVVVIGASNREDMIDPAILRPGRLDVKIKIERPDAEAAKDIFGKYLTERLPLHADDLGEHGGDKATTVQSMIQTAVEQMYAESEENRFLEVTYANGDKEVLYFKDFNSGAMIENIVGRAKKMAIKDFLEKNQKGLRVSHLLQACVDEFKENEDLPNTTNPDDWARISGKKGERIVYIRTLITGKQGADTGRSIDTVANTGQYL, from the coding sequence GTGGCAGCCCACGACGACGACATGAACCGCGGCATCCGCCCGGGACGAGGGTCCGACGACCCGGCCGGGCAGATCGCCTACCTTGAGCAGGAGATCGCCGTCCTGCGACGCAAGCTCGCCGACTCTCCGCGACACACGAGGATTCTCGAAGAGCGGATCGTCGAGCTGCAGACCAACCTGGCCGGCGTGTCCGCCCAGAACGAAAGGCTGGCCAACACCCTCCGCGAGGCCCGCGACCAGATCGTGGCCCTCAAGGAAGAGGTCGACCGGCTCGCCCAGCCGCCCGCCGGCTTCGGCGTCTTCCTGCAGGCCAACGAGGACGGCACCGCCGACATCTTCACCGGAGGCCGCAAACTCCGGGTGAACGTCAGCCCCAGCGTCGACCTCGACGACCTCAGGCGCGGCCAGGAAGTCATGCTCAACGAAGCGCTCAACGTGGTCGAAGCCATGGAGTTCGAGCGCGTCGGCGACATCGTCACCCTCAAGGAAATCCTCGAGGACGGCGAGCGCGCCCTCGTACTGGGACACACCGACGAGGAACGGGTGGTACGGCTCGCCGAGCCGCTGCTGGACGTCACCATCCGCCCCGGCGACGCCCTCCTGCTCGAACCCCGCTCCGGCTACGTCTACGAGGTCGTCCCCAAGAGCGAGGTCGAAGAACTCGTCCTCGAAGAGGTCCCCGACATCGGCTACGACCAGATCGGCGGACTCGGCAACCAGATCGAAGCCATCCGCGACGCGGTCGAGCTCCCGTACCTCTACCCCGACCTCTTCAAGGAGCACGAGCTGCGCCCACCCAAGGGCGTCCTGCTCTACGGCCCCCCCGGCTGCGGCAAGACACTCATCGCCAAAGCCGTCGCGAACTCACTCGCCAAGAAGGTCGCCGAGGTCACCGGCCAGGCCGCAGGCAAGAGCTTCTTCCTGAACATCAAGGGCCCCGAACTGCTCAACAAGTACGTCGGCGAGACCGAGCGGCAGATCCGCCTCGTCTTCCAGCGTGCCCGCGAGAAGGCCAGCGAGGGCACCCCCGTCATCGTCTTCTTCGACGAGATGGAATCCCTCTTCCGCACCCGAGGCTCCGGCGTCAGCTCCGACGTGGAAAACACCATCGTCCCCCAGCTGCTCGCCGAGATCGACGGCGTGGAAGGCCTGCAGAACGTGGTCGTCATCGGCGCCTCCAACCGCGAGGACATGATCGACCCCGCCATCCTGCGCCCCGGCCGACTCGACGTGAAGATCAAGATCGAGCGCCCCGACGCCGAGGCCGCCAAGGACATCTTCGGCAAGTACCTCACCGAACGCCTCCCGCTGCACGCCGACGACCTCGGCGAACACGGCGGCGACAAGGCCACCACCGTCCAGAGCATGATCCAGACGGCGGTCGAGCAGATGTACGCCGAATCCGAGGAGAACCGCTTCCTGGAAGTCACCTACGCCAACGGCGACAAGGAAGTCCTCTACTTCAAGGACTTCAACTCCGGCGCCATGATCGAAAACATCGTCGGCCGCGCCAAGAAAATGGCGATCAAGGACTTCCTCGAAAAGAACCAGAAGGGTCTCCGAGTCTCCCACCTCCTCCAGGCCTGCGTGGACGAGTTCAAGGAGAACGAAGACCTCCCCAACACCACCAACCCCGACGACTGGGCCCGCATCTCCGGAAAGAAGGGCGAACGGATCGTCTACATCCGTACCCTCATCACCGGAAAGCAGGGCGCGGACACCGGACGCTCCATCGACACGGTGGCGAACACCGGTCAGTACCTGTAA
- the dop gene encoding depupylase/deamidase Dop has protein sequence MTVRRVMGIETEYGISVPGHPNANAMLTSSQIVNAYAAAMHRARRARWDFEEENPLRDARGFDLAREAADASQLTDEDIGLANVILTNGARLYVDHAHPEYSAPEVTNPRDAVLWDKAGERIMAEAAERAAQLPGAQPIHLYKNNTDNKGASYGTHENYLMKRETPFSDIVRHLTPFFVSRQVFAGAGRVGIGQDGHEHGFQISQRADYFEVEVGLETTLKRPIINTRDEPHADAEKYRRLHVIIGDANLSEISTYLKLGTTSLVLAMIEDGFIAVDLAVDQPVRTLHQVSHDPTLKRLVTLRSGRTLTAVQLQMEYYELSRKYVEERYGADADEQTKDILTRWEDTLTRLENDPMSLAGELDWVAKRELMEGYRRRDNLDWDAARLHLVDLQYADVRAEKGLYNRLAARGRMKRLLDEADVEQAMRKPPEDTRAYFRGRCLEQYADDVAAASWDSVIFDLPGRDSLQRVPTLEPLRGTRNHVKELLDRCRTAEDLVRVLSGG, from the coding sequence ATGACCGTACGGCGAGTAATGGGCATTGAGACGGAGTACGGAATCTCCGTCCCCGGCCACCCCAACGCCAATGCCATGCTCACCTCGTCCCAGATCGTCAACGCCTACGCGGCGGCGATGCACCGGGCCCGCCGGGCCCGCTGGGACTTCGAGGAAGAGAACCCGCTACGGGACGCGCGAGGCTTCGACCTCGCCCGGGAGGCCGCCGACGCCAGCCAGCTCACCGACGAGGACATCGGCCTCGCCAACGTCATCCTCACCAACGGAGCGCGACTCTACGTCGACCACGCCCACCCCGAATACAGCGCCCCCGAGGTCACCAACCCCCGCGACGCCGTCCTCTGGGACAAGGCCGGCGAACGCATCATGGCCGAGGCCGCCGAACGAGCCGCCCAGCTCCCCGGCGCCCAGCCCATCCACCTCTACAAGAACAACACCGACAACAAGGGCGCCAGCTACGGCACACACGAGAACTACCTGATGAAGCGGGAAACCCCCTTCTCGGACATCGTGCGCCACCTGACCCCCTTCTTCGTCTCCCGCCAGGTCTTCGCCGGCGCCGGCCGCGTCGGCATCGGCCAGGACGGCCACGAACACGGCTTCCAGATCAGCCAGCGCGCCGACTACTTCGAAGTCGAGGTCGGCCTGGAGACGACCCTGAAGCGCCCCATCATCAACACGCGGGACGAGCCGCACGCCGACGCGGAAAAGTACCGCCGCCTCCACGTGATCATCGGCGACGCCAACCTCTCCGAGATCTCCACCTACCTCAAACTCGGCACGACCTCCCTCGTCCTCGCCATGATCGAGGACGGCTTCATCGCCGTGGACCTCGCCGTCGACCAGCCCGTACGCACCCTCCACCAGGTCTCCCACGACCCCACCCTGAAGCGCCTGGTCACCCTCCGCAGCGGCCGCACCCTGACCGCCGTCCAGCTCCAGATGGAGTACTACGAGCTCTCTCGCAAATACGTCGAGGAGCGCTACGGCGCCGACGCCGACGAACAGACCAAGGACATCCTCACCCGCTGGGAGGACACCCTCACACGCCTCGAGAACGACCCGATGAGTCTGGCCGGCGAGCTGGACTGGGTCGCCAAGCGCGAGCTGATGGAGGGCTACCGCCGCCGCGACAACCTCGACTGGGACGCCGCACGCCTCCACCTCGTCGACCTCCAGTACGCCGACGTACGCGCCGAGAAGGGCCTCTACAACCGCCTGGCCGCCCGCGGCCGCATGAAGCGGCTCCTGGACGAGGCGGACGTCGAGCAGGCCATGAGGAAGCCGCCAGAGGACACACGGGCCTACTTCCGCGGCCGCTGCCTGGAGCAGTACGCCGACGACGTCGCGGCGGCGAGCTGGGACTCGGTGATTTTCGACCTCCCCGGCCGGGACTCCCTCCAGCGCGTTCCAACCCTGGAACCGCTACGCGGAACGCGAAATCACGTCAAGGAGCTGCTGGACCGCTGCCGCACCGCGGAAGACCTGGTCAGGGTCCTGTCAGGCGGCTGA
- a CDS encoding ubiquitin-like protein Pup produces MATKDTGGGQQKATRATEEVEEQTQEAQASEDLKERHEKLSDDVDSVLDEIDDVLEENAEDFVRSFVQKGGQ; encoded by the coding sequence ATGGCAACCAAGGACACCGGCGGCGGTCAGCAGAAGGCGACGCGGGCCACCGAAGAGGTCGAGGAGCAGACGCAGGAAGCGCAGGCTTCGGAGGACCTCAAGGAGCGGCACGAGAAGTTGTCGGACGACGTGGACTCGGTGCTGGACGAAATCGATGATGTGCTCGAGGAGAACGCAGAGGACTTCGTTCGAAGCTTCGTTCAGAAAGGCGGCCAGTAG
- a CDS encoding endonuclease VII domain-containing protein: MGSEEGVKRCSRCKQHKPRAAFARNKSMRDGLQVYCRECAAAYHQQRQVAKGRNVRPRVKVPPGHKYCRTCGEIKPHSEWSRNSSASDGLATLCKACKAMKGRQHHLKRNYGLTEAERDAMIAAQRGLCAICLAAAPAHVDHCHKTGRVRGVLCFNCNSAIGKLRDDPGAARRAAAYLEGNLWKPTLVAPGVYQLPS, translated from the coding sequence TTGGGGAGCGAAGAAGGCGTTAAGCGCTGCTCGCGGTGTAAGCAGCACAAGCCGCGGGCAGCGTTCGCGCGAAACAAGTCGATGAGGGATGGCCTCCAGGTCTATTGCCGTGAGTGCGCGGCGGCCTACCACCAGCAGCGGCAGGTGGCTAAGGGGCGCAACGTTCGGCCAAGGGTGAAAGTGCCGCCGGGCCACAAGTACTGCCGGACTTGCGGCGAGATCAAACCGCACAGCGAGTGGTCGCGGAACAGCAGCGCCTCGGATGGCCTGGCGACTCTCTGTAAGGCGTGCAAGGCGATGAAGGGTCGGCAGCACCATCTCAAGCGAAACTACGGCCTCACCGAAGCCGAGCGGGACGCAATGATCGCCGCTCAGCGCGGCCTCTGTGCGATCTGTCTGGCTGCCGCGCCCGCGCATGTGGATCACTGCCACAAGACGGGTAGGGTCCGTGGCGTACTGTGCTTCAACTGCAATTCGGCCATCGGCAAGTTGCGCGACGACCCAGGCGCTGCTCGCCGAGCCGCCGCCTATCTGGAAGGAAACTTGTGGAAGCCAACTCTCGTGGCACCGGGCGTCTACCAGCTGCCTTCCTGA
- the prcB gene encoding proteasome subunit beta gives MEANSRGTGRLPAAFLTPGSSSFMDFLSEHQPELLPGNRQLPPTQGVIEAPHGTTIVAVTFPGGVVLAGDRRATMGNVIAQRDIEKVFPADEYSAVGIAGTAGLAVEMVKLFQLELEHFEKVEGAQLSLEGKANRLSTMIRSNLGMAMQGLAVVPLFAGYDVDREKGRIFSYDVTGGRSEETNFAATGSGSIFARGSLKKLFRDDLSEEQATTLVVQALYDAADDDSATGGPDVARRIYPIITVITEDGFRRLTEEESSGLARAVLQRRLEEPDGPKAALL, from the coding sequence GTGGAAGCCAACTCTCGTGGCACCGGGCGTCTACCAGCTGCCTTCCTGACGCCAGGGTCCTCATCCTTCATGGACTTCCTGTCCGAGCACCAGCCCGAGCTGTTGCCCGGAAACCGGCAGCTGCCGCCCACCCAGGGGGTGATCGAGGCGCCCCACGGCACCACCATCGTCGCCGTGACCTTCCCGGGGGGCGTGGTGCTGGCCGGCGACCGTCGGGCCACCATGGGCAACGTCATCGCTCAGCGGGACATCGAGAAGGTGTTCCCGGCGGACGAGTACTCCGCCGTGGGTATCGCCGGTACCGCCGGCCTGGCCGTGGAGATGGTGAAGCTCTTCCAGCTGGAGCTGGAGCACTTCGAGAAGGTCGAGGGTGCTCAGCTGTCGCTGGAGGGCAAGGCGAACCGGCTGTCCACCATGATCCGCTCCAACCTGGGCATGGCCATGCAGGGGCTGGCGGTGGTCCCGCTCTTCGCCGGGTACGACGTGGACCGGGAGAAGGGGCGGATCTTCTCGTACGACGTGACGGGTGGCCGCAGCGAGGAGACCAACTTCGCGGCGACGGGCTCGGGCTCGATCTTCGCGCGTGGCTCGTTGAAGAAGTTGTTCCGTGACGACCTGAGCGAGGAGCAGGCGACCACCCTGGTGGTGCAGGCCCTCTATGACGCGGCTGACGACGACTCGGCGACCGGTGGTCCCGATGTCGCCCGCCGGATCTACCCGATCATCACCGTGATCACCGAGGACGGTTTCCGTCGGCTGACGGAGGAGGAGTCCTCCGGGCTCGCTCGTGCGGTGCTGCAGAGGCGCCTGGAGGAGCCGGACGGTCCGAAGGCCGCCCTGCTCTGA
- the prcA gene encoding proteasome subunit alpha, which yields MSTPFYVSPQQAMADRAEYARKGIARGRSLVVLQYADGIVFVGENPSRALHKFSEIYDRIGFAAAGKYNEYENLRIGGVRYADLRGYTYDRDDVTARGLANVYAQTLGTIFSSAAEKPYEVELVVAEVGETPEGDQIYRLPHDGSIVDEHGSVAVGGNAEQISSFLDQRHRDGMSLAEALKLAVQALSRDTNGSEREIPAERLEVAVLDRTRPQKRKFKRIVGRQLSRLLAADGAATEAESAEEDSSEEE from the coding sequence GTGTCGACGCCGTTCTATGTCTCCCCCCAGCAGGCCATGGCCGACCGTGCGGAGTACGCCCGGAAGGGCATCGCCCGTGGCCGGAGTCTTGTGGTGCTGCAGTATGCCGACGGCATTGTGTTCGTCGGTGAGAACCCGTCCCGTGCGCTGCACAAGTTCAGCGAGATCTATGACCGGATCGGTTTCGCGGCCGCCGGCAAGTACAACGAGTACGAGAACCTGCGCATCGGTGGTGTCCGGTACGCCGACCTGCGCGGTTACACCTATGACCGTGATGATGTGACCGCCCGTGGTCTGGCCAACGTCTACGCCCAGACGCTCGGCACGATCTTCTCCTCGGCGGCGGAGAAGCCGTACGAGGTGGAGCTGGTCGTGGCGGAGGTGGGGGAGACCCCGGAGGGGGACCAGATCTATCGGCTGCCGCATGACGGGTCGATCGTGGACGAGCACGGCTCGGTCGCGGTGGGTGGTAATGCCGAGCAGATCAGCAGTTTCCTGGATCAGCGTCACCGGGACGGGATGTCGCTGGCGGAGGCTCTGAAGCTGGCCGTGCAGGCGCTGTCGCGTGACACGAACGGCAGTGAGCGGGAGATTCCGGCGGAGCGCCTCGAGGTGGCGGTGCTGGATCGTACGCGTCCGCAGAAGCGCAAGTTCAAGCGGATCGTCGGGCGTCAGCTGTCGCGTCTGCTGGCGGCGGACGGTGCGGCCACCGAGGCGGAGAGTGCCGAGGAGGACAGCTCCGAGGAGGAGTGA
- a CDS encoding LacI family DNA-binding transcriptional regulator, producing the protein MARSSTRPTSRDVAQAAGVSQAAVSLVLGDKWRGRVSETTAERVRHAARELGYRPNLAARNLRLGHTRTVLLVVPALTTEFFAVVYTGAARVAAENGFGVVLYPSPEGIGPARDPFASAQTALDGVIASSMAADALTAIHGDQLPLVMLDSDPAGSLGAATVNLDIADGFRQVTDHLLGLGHRRILHLAADVPSWTFDVRARELATRLAAVPGTHVRTARAPISIEGALTATEAALTAPGPRPTAVVCDDDKLAAGAYKALRRLGLRIPDDISVTGVDDLGLATAIDPELTTVRLDAELFGERGMHALLAVLEGREPQSGDIPVQLVVRGSTAPPRAA; encoded by the coding sequence GTGGCACGCAGCAGCACGCGCCCGACCAGCCGGGACGTCGCCCAGGCGGCCGGAGTCTCCCAAGCCGCCGTCTCCCTCGTGCTGGGCGACAAATGGCGCGGCCGGGTCTCCGAAACCACCGCCGAACGAGTCCGCCACGCCGCACGCGAACTCGGCTACCGCCCCAACCTCGCCGCCCGCAACCTCCGCCTCGGCCACACCCGCACCGTCCTCCTCGTGGTACCCGCACTCACGACAGAGTTCTTCGCCGTCGTCTACACCGGCGCCGCACGCGTGGCAGCCGAAAACGGCTTCGGCGTCGTCCTCTACCCCTCCCCCGAAGGAATCGGCCCCGCCCGAGACCCCTTCGCCTCCGCGCAGACCGCCCTCGACGGCGTCATCGCCTCCTCCATGGCCGCCGACGCCCTCACCGCCATCCACGGCGACCAACTGCCCCTCGTGATGCTCGACAGCGACCCAGCAGGCAGCCTCGGCGCCGCCACCGTCAACCTCGACATCGCCGACGGCTTCCGCCAGGTCACCGACCACCTCCTCGGCCTCGGCCACCGCCGCATCCTGCACCTCGCCGCCGACGTGCCCTCCTGGACCTTCGACGTACGCGCGCGGGAACTGGCGACACGCCTCGCCGCCGTACCGGGCACCCACGTACGTACGGCCCGGGCACCCATCTCCATCGAAGGCGCCCTCACCGCCACCGAGGCCGCACTCACCGCACCCGGACCCCGGCCCACCGCCGTCGTCTGCGACGACGACAAACTCGCCGCCGGCGCCTACAAGGCCCTGCGCCGCCTCGGCCTGCGCATCCCCGACGACATCTCCGTCACCGGCGTCGACGACCTCGGCCTCGCCACCGCCATCGACCCCGAACTGACCACCGTACGACTCGACGCCGAACTCTTCGGCGAACGCGGCATGCACGCGCTCCTCGCCGTCCTGGAAGGCCGCGAGCCGCAGAGCGGGGACATCCCGGTCCAGCTGGTCGTGCGGGGCTCCACCGCACCGCCACGGGCCGCCTAG
- a CDS encoding MFS transporter, translated as MATGYLEILRARHALRLLTGTLVGRLPNATAAIALVLFVRAEGGTYSLAGALAAVYGVANAVGQPVLGRLVDLHGQPRVQLPAAVLAAVSMAVFAFSGTDPLPLAYGAVAAAGLFTPPLEGGLRALWPSVLGREEQVHTAYAMDAIAQEVMFTVGPLLVTLCVSLWDARAALLVLNLLGVLGALSVVVSPPSRAWRSAPREAHWLGALRSPGLLALLGAFLFVGIALGSITVASVSYADGHGGDAVYGWMMAGLGLGALAGGTVYGARRWAGSPERRLRVLVALLAVCYLPLLLVPGAVAMVLLTVVSGVFLAPCIACAFIIVDRHAPGGTVTEAFSWLVTTFTVGASVGTGVAGPVVQAGGTVWGFAVPGAAGAVSLLVLLATGRVLAAPARGGVVACSPENDPNRAVEPRFSSGDRA; from the coding sequence ATGGCCACGGGATATCTGGAGATACTCCGGGCGCGGCATGCGCTGCGGCTGCTCACCGGCACCCTGGTGGGCCGGCTGCCGAACGCGACGGCCGCGATCGCCCTGGTGCTGTTCGTGCGCGCCGAGGGCGGTACCTACAGCCTCGCCGGTGCTCTCGCCGCGGTCTACGGCGTCGCCAACGCGGTGGGCCAGCCGGTGCTGGGGCGGCTCGTGGATCTGCACGGCCAGCCGCGTGTCCAGTTGCCGGCGGCGGTTCTCGCGGCCGTGTCCATGGCGGTCTTCGCGTTCTCCGGCACCGATCCGCTGCCGCTGGCGTACGGGGCGGTGGCGGCGGCCGGTCTGTTCACTCCGCCGCTGGAGGGGGGCCTGCGTGCGCTGTGGCCGTCGGTGCTGGGCCGTGAGGAGCAGGTGCACACGGCGTACGCCATGGACGCGATCGCGCAGGAGGTCATGTTCACGGTCGGGCCGCTGCTGGTGACGCTGTGCGTGTCGTTGTGGGACGCGCGCGCGGCTCTGCTGGTGCTGAACCTGCTGGGTGTGCTGGGTGCGCTGTCCGTGGTGGTGTCGCCGCCCTCGCGCGCGTGGCGGTCGGCGCCGCGTGAGGCGCACTGGCTGGGTGCGCTGCGCTCGCCGGGTCTGCTCGCCCTGCTGGGTGCCTTCCTGTTCGTGGGGATCGCGCTGGGCTCGATCACGGTGGCGTCGGTGTCGTACGCCGACGGTCATGGCGGTGACGCGGTGTACGGCTGGATGATGGCGGGGCTGGGGCTGGGTGCGCTGGCCGGTGGCACGGTGTACGGGGCCCGTCGGTGGGCGGGTTCGCCGGAGCGGCGACTGCGGGTGCTGGTGGCTCTTCTGGCGGTGTGTTACCTGCCGTTGCTGCTGGTGCCGGGCGCGGTGGCGATGGTGCTGCTCACGGTGGTCTCGGGGGTGTTTCTCGCGCCGTGCATCGCCTGTGCGTTCATCATCGTGGACCGGCATGCGCCGGGTGGGACGGTCACCGAGGCGTTCTCCTGGCTCGTGACGACGTTCACGGTGGGTGCGTCGGTGGGTACGGGGGTTGCGGGGCCGGTGGTGCAGGCCGGTGGCACGGTGTGGGGGTTCGCGGTTCCGGGGGCGGCGGGGGCGGTGTCGTTGCTGGTGCTGCTGGCCACGGGGAGGGTCCTCGCAGCTCCCGCGCGGGGCGGGGTCGTTGCGTGTTCACCGGAAAATGATCCAAATCGTGCTGTCGAACCCCGTTTCAGCTCGGGGGATCGGGCGTAA
- the pafA gene encoding Pup--protein ligase, producing MDRRIFGLENEYGVTCTFRGQRRLSPDEVARYLFRRVVSWGRSSNVFLRNGARLYLDVGSHPEYATPECDNVIELVTHDKAGERILEGLLVDAERRLHEEGIAGDVYLFKNNTDSAGNSYGCHENYLVARHGEFSRLADILIPFLVTRQLLCGAGKVLQTPRGAVYCVSQRAEHIWEGVSSATTRSRPIINTRDEPHADAERYRRLHVIVGDSNMSETTMLLKVGATDLVLRMIEAGTVMRDLTLENPIRAIREVSHDITGRRKVRLASGREASALEVQREYFDKAVDFCDRRGIRTGTVAQVLELWGRTLDAIETEELDRIATEIDWVMKYKLIERYRAKNNMTMSHPRVAQIDLAYHDIHRRRGLYYLLEKKGQAARVCNDLKIFEGKSVPPQTTRARLRGDFIRRAQEQRRDFTVDWVHLKLNDQAQRTVLCKDPFRSVDDRVEKLIAGM from the coding sequence ATGGACCGCCGCATTTTCGGGCTGGAGAACGAGTACGGCGTCACGTGCACGTTCAGGGGACAGCGGCGCCTGTCTCCTGACGAGGTGGCGCGGTACCTCTTCCGCCGTGTCGTGTCATGGGGCCGCAGCAGCAATGTCTTTCTGCGAAACGGCGCCCGGCTCTATCTCGACGTGGGCTCACATCCGGAATACGCGACCCCGGAATGTGACAACGTGATCGAACTGGTCACCCACGACAAGGCCGGCGAGCGCATTCTCGAAGGACTCCTGGTGGACGCGGAGCGACGCCTGCACGAGGAGGGAATCGCGGGCGACGTCTACCTGTTCAAGAACAACACCGACTCGGCGGGCAACTCCTACGGCTGCCATGAGAACTATCTGGTGGCGCGGCACGGGGAGTTCTCGCGGCTCGCGGACATCCTGATCCCGTTCCTGGTGACCCGGCAGCTGCTGTGCGGTGCCGGGAAGGTGCTGCAGACGCCGCGTGGTGCGGTGTACTGCGTGAGTCAGCGTGCGGAGCACATCTGGGAGGGTGTGTCCTCGGCGACGACCCGTTCGAGGCCGATCATCAACACCCGTGACGAGCCGCACGCGGACGCCGAGCGTTACCGCCGGCTGCATGTCATCGTCGGTGACTCGAACATGTCCGAGACGACGATGCTGCTGAAGGTCGGTGCCACGGATCTGGTGCTGCGCATGATCGAGGCGGGCACCGTGATGCGTGACCTGACGCTGGAGAACCCGATCCGGGCGATCCGTGAGGTCAGCCATGACATCACGGGCCGGCGCAAGGTGCGTCTGGCCAGCGGCCGGGAGGCGTCGGCGCTGGAGGTGCAGCGGGAGTACTTCGACAAGGCCGTGGACTTCTGCGACCGGCGCGGGATCCGTACGGGTACGGTCGCGCAGGTCCTGGAGCTGTGGGGCCGTACGCTGGACGCGATCGAGACCGAGGAACTGGACCGGATCGCCACCGAGATCGACTGGGTGATGAAGTACAAGCTCATCGAGCGGTACCGGGCCAAGAACAACATGACGATGTCGCATCCGCGGGTCGCGCAGATAGACCTCGCGTACCACGACATCCATCGTCGTCGGGGTCTGTACTACCTGCTGGAGAAGAAGGGTCAGGCGGCCCGGGTCTGCAACGACTTGAAGATCTTCGAGGGCAAGTCGGTTCCGCCGCAGACCACTCGGGCGCGGCTGCGCGGTGACTTCATCCGGCGGGCACAGGAGCAGCGCAGGGACTTCACGGTCGACTGGGTGCATCTGAAGCTCAATGACCAGGCGCAGCGCACCGTGTTGTGCAAGGACCCGTTCCGTTCGGTGGACGACCGGGTGGAGAAGCTGATCGCCGGGATGTGA
- a CDS encoding FKBP-type peptidyl-prolyl cis-trans isomerase yields the protein MRRRSLLLAAVPAGLVTVAGCGDGKSGSSKASASPSPSVSSVPPPKIVEGPLPAITAGTRFGEKPTVAKGPGEPSKNLAVKTVIAGGGRTVAENDFVQANYLGQIWDTGKVFDNSYDRKVPLVIQLAQGSSIDGWRYGLTGRKAGSRVLMAVPPTWGYGTSGEPQAGIKGTDTMVFVVDLIDVFNSKSSSHGKPVPQTDAALPKVATNTDGAAPKVTVPKAAPPKKLVSVYVLEGDGPALKADQAALCQFQGLVWESGKTLGQTYGSGRLSQLSLPRIEQLVKGLAQGLTGKKVGSRVLVVVPPELGYTTPPAGGVIKKDSTLVYTVDILAAM from the coding sequence GTGCGCCGACGTTCCCTTCTCCTCGCTGCCGTACCCGCAGGACTGGTCACTGTCGCCGGTTGCGGTGACGGCAAGTCCGGCTCGAGCAAGGCGAGTGCCTCGCCGTCGCCCTCGGTGTCCTCGGTGCCTCCGCCGAAGATCGTCGAGGGGCCGTTGCCGGCGATCACGGCGGGCACCAGGTTCGGTGAGAAGCCGACGGTGGCCAAGGGTCCGGGCGAGCCGTCGAAGAACCTGGCGGTGAAGACGGTGATCGCGGGCGGTGGTCGTACGGTCGCGGAGAACGACTTCGTCCAGGCGAACTACCTGGGTCAGATCTGGGACACGGGCAAGGTCTTCGACAATTCCTACGACCGCAAGGTCCCGCTGGTCATTCAACTCGCGCAGGGCAGCAGCATCGACGGCTGGCGGTACGGGCTGACGGGCAGGAAGGCCGGCAGCCGTGTCCTGATGGCGGTGCCGCCCACCTGGGGCTACGGCACGTCGGGTGAGCCGCAGGCGGGCATCAAGGGCACCGACACGATGGTCTTCGTCGTCGACCTGATCGATGTCTTCAACTCCAAGAGCTCCTCCCACGGCAAGCCGGTCCCGCAGACCGACGCGGCGCTGCCGAAGGTCGCCACGAACACGGACGGCGCCGCCCCCAAGGTCACCGTGCCCAAGGCCGCCCCGCCGAAGAAGCTCGTGTCGGTCTACGTCCTGGAGGGCGACGGCCCCGCGCTCAAGGCGGACCAGGCGGCTCTGTGCCAGTTCCAGGGTCTGGTGTGGGAGAGCGGCAAGACCTTGGGGCAGACGTACGGCTCGGGACGGCTCAGCCAGCTCTCGCTGCCGCGCATCGAGCAGCTGGTCAAGGGGCTGGCGCAGGGCCTGACCGGCAAGAAGGTGGGCAGCCGCGTGCTGGTCGTCGTACCGCCGGAGCTGGGCTACACCACCCCTCCGGCCGGGGGTGTCATCAAGAAGGACTCCACGCTCGTCTACACGGTGGACATTCTCGCGGCGATGTAG